In Microbacterium enclense, one genomic interval encodes:
- a CDS encoding ExeM/NucH family extracellular endonuclease, translating to MSHRPSRRPSGRTATALSATVAAALLGSALVAPAASAAPLTPPDVVSTSVPETATETAAPRPDVVTPTAATPTPETATPAEPSVAEPAPVAADLTPIRDIQGDGDSTPLDGQTVTTRGIVTAAYPTGGYNGFFIQTAGTGGQLGADHVASDALFVYGSRAVAQVAVGDYVEVSGTAGEYNGLTQIVSDADLVTVLTGDADPVTPASVAWPRTDEERERLEGMLLQPQGDFTVTNTYITGQYAEVGLAAGTTPLLAPTEVARPGTPEFDDVVVDNAARGVVLDDGASLNFQRSATDVPLPYLSLTDPVRVGAPVTFTRPVVLDFRNDAWKFQPTEQLTVDNAADVQPATFANTRTPHPADVGGTVQLASFNVLNYFTTTAEDVGCDSVYTDREGNPITANRCPEPGPRGAANDENLQRQQAKIVAALNALDAEVVSLEEIENSAALGKPRDEALSTLVAALNADLGEDVWAFVPSPSALPASEDVIRTAFIYKKAAVGPVGDSVILDDPAFANARQPLAQAFAPAGSDDAAFVAIVNHFKSKSDSDPAAEGDNADGDQGAFNGDRVRQAQALVSFADARSEALGVEEVFLLGDFNAYTQEDPIQVLRDAGYADLGADTGKYTYSFDGQSGSLDHVLASPAARELVTGTDVWNINAGEALALEYSRYNANVRSFYDASPYRSSDHDPVVVGIDLSGTTQINLLNINDFHGRIDGNTVKFAGTIEQLRAQKGDSRSLFLSNGDNIGASLFASANADDAPTIDVLNALELAASGVGNHEFDKGFDDLTGRVAERAAFPYLGANVYRDGEPVLPGYEIVEVNGLRVGIIAAVTEETASLVSPDGIEGLEFREPVAEVNRVVSEIRDDVDILVAEYHEGAPQGESSGTTLEQALAEGGAFARIVTQTDADVDAIFTGHTHEEYAWEAPIPGGEGTRPVLQTGNYGENIGQVVLTVDRESGEVVDHEARNVPRLSAEVIEDDPEQTAENSAALDAEIIATYPRVAEVADIVERALAEADRVGSRPVGSVAADITTAFRGGSYVDGVYQGGDRDDRSKQSALGNLVADALLDTLDDPARGGADVTVVNPGGLRAELLRGDDGVITFAEANAVLPFVNNLGTTSLTGDQVRRLLEQQWGDAAGREATLSLSVSENVRYTYDATRAAGERITGVWIDGAPVDPAASYRVGSFSFLLSGGDAFTVFDEGTDPRDSGLIDRDGWIAYLSAHPGLVPDFTARGVQVTDAPAEVTRGAEAAFTVSGLDLTSLGSPASTEATVTVGSAEPQTVAVRDGAAEVAAAVPAEAPDTLDITVSTASGSTATVPVRVVGGVDVPSGPDDGGDGEAVPPRGPDGLPRTGADTAWMGGGVLAALALLALGVVLRRRGVRQAD from the coding sequence ATGTCCCACAGGCCTTCTCGGCGACCCTCGGGCCGCACCGCGACCGCGCTGAGCGCGACCGTCGCCGCCGCCCTTCTCGGTTCCGCCCTCGTCGCCCCCGCCGCCTCCGCTGCGCCGCTCACGCCTCCCGACGTCGTCTCGACTTCGGTGCCGGAAACCGCGACGGAGACCGCGGCTCCCCGCCCCGACGTCGTCACCCCGACCGCGGCCACTCCGACTCCGGAGACTGCCACACCTGCGGAACCTTCCGTCGCGGAACCGGCCCCCGTCGCGGCGGACCTCACACCGATCCGCGACATCCAGGGCGACGGCGACAGCACCCCGCTCGACGGTCAGACCGTCACCACCCGCGGCATCGTGACCGCCGCATACCCCACCGGCGGCTACAACGGCTTCTTCATCCAGACCGCCGGGACCGGCGGCCAGCTGGGCGCCGACCATGTGGCATCCGATGCCCTCTTCGTCTACGGCTCTCGCGCCGTCGCCCAGGTCGCCGTCGGCGACTACGTCGAGGTCAGCGGAACAGCGGGGGAGTACAACGGCCTGACCCAGATCGTCTCGGATGCCGACCTCGTCACGGTCCTGACCGGCGACGCCGATCCCGTCACGCCCGCCAGCGTCGCCTGGCCGCGCACCGACGAGGAGCGCGAGCGCCTCGAGGGGATGCTGCTGCAGCCACAGGGCGACTTCACCGTGACGAACACCTACATCACGGGGCAGTACGCCGAGGTCGGCCTCGCCGCCGGCACGACGCCGCTGCTCGCCCCCACCGAGGTCGCACGCCCGGGGACGCCGGAGTTCGACGACGTCGTGGTCGACAACGCGGCGCGCGGGGTGGTGCTCGATGACGGGGCGTCGCTGAACTTCCAGCGTTCCGCCACCGACGTTCCCCTGCCCTACCTCTCGCTCACCGATCCGGTGCGCGTGGGTGCGCCCGTGACGTTCACGCGGCCCGTGGTGCTGGACTTCCGCAACGACGCGTGGAAGTTCCAGCCGACCGAGCAGCTCACCGTCGACAATGCCGCCGACGTGCAGCCCGCGACGTTCGCCAACACCCGCACCCCGCACCCAGCGGACGTCGGCGGCACGGTGCAGCTCGCGAGCTTCAACGTGCTGAACTACTTCACCACCACCGCGGAAGACGTCGGGTGCGACTCCGTCTACACCGACCGCGAGGGCAACCCCATCACGGCGAACCGGTGCCCCGAGCCGGGGCCTCGCGGTGCCGCGAACGACGAGAACCTCCAGCGTCAGCAGGCGAAGATCGTCGCGGCGCTCAACGCCCTGGATGCCGAGGTCGTCTCCCTCGAGGAGATCGAGAACTCCGCGGCTCTCGGCAAGCCGCGCGACGAGGCGCTTTCCACACTCGTCGCCGCCCTCAATGCCGACCTGGGCGAGGACGTGTGGGCTTTCGTGCCGTCACCGTCCGCGCTGCCCGCATCGGAAGACGTCATCCGCACCGCTTTCATCTACAAGAAGGCGGCGGTGGGCCCCGTCGGCGACAGCGTCATCCTCGACGACCCGGCGTTCGCCAATGCGCGCCAGCCACTGGCCCAGGCGTTCGCCCCCGCGGGCAGCGACGACGCCGCGTTCGTCGCGATCGTCAACCACTTCAAGTCGAAGAGCGACAGCGACCCGGCCGCCGAGGGTGACAACGCCGACGGTGACCAGGGTGCCTTCAACGGCGATCGTGTGCGCCAGGCGCAGGCCCTCGTCTCCTTCGCGGACGCGCGCAGCGAGGCCCTCGGCGTCGAGGAGGTGTTCCTCCTCGGTGACTTCAACGCCTACACGCAGGAAGACCCGATCCAGGTGCTCCGCGACGCGGGCTACGCCGATCTCGGGGCCGACACCGGGAAGTACACGTACTCGTTCGACGGTCAGTCCGGCTCTCTCGACCATGTCCTCGCGTCTCCGGCGGCGCGAGAACTCGTCACCGGGACCGACGTCTGGAACATCAACGCCGGCGAGGCGCTCGCGCTCGAGTACAGCCGGTACAACGCGAACGTGCGCAGCTTCTACGACGCCTCGCCGTACCGTTCGAGCGACCACGACCCGGTCGTCGTCGGCATCGACCTGTCCGGCACGACACAGATCAACCTGCTCAACATCAACGACTTCCACGGACGCATCGACGGCAACACCGTGAAGTTCGCGGGCACGATCGAGCAGTTGCGGGCGCAGAAGGGCGACAGCCGATCGCTCTTCCTCTCCAACGGCGACAACATCGGCGCCTCGCTCTTCGCATCGGCCAACGCCGACGACGCTCCCACCATCGACGTGCTCAACGCGCTGGAGCTCGCGGCATCCGGAGTCGGCAACCACGAGTTCGACAAGGGGTTCGACGACCTCACCGGTCGTGTCGCCGAACGCGCGGCCTTCCCCTACCTCGGCGCCAACGTCTACCGCGACGGCGAGCCCGTGCTCCCCGGCTACGAGATCGTGGAGGTGAACGGCCTCCGGGTCGGCATCATCGCGGCCGTGACGGAGGAGACGGCTTCTCTCGTCAGTCCCGACGGCATCGAAGGCCTCGAGTTCCGCGAGCCCGTCGCCGAGGTCAACCGCGTGGTCTCCGAGATCCGCGACGACGTCGACATCCTCGTCGCCGAGTACCACGAGGGCGCACCCCAGGGCGAGTCCTCCGGGACGACACTGGAGCAAGCCCTCGCCGAGGGGGGAGCGTTCGCCCGCATCGTCACGCAGACGGATGCCGATGTCGACGCGATCTTCACGGGTCACACGCATGAGGAGTACGCGTGGGAGGCTCCCATCCCCGGCGGCGAGGGAACGCGTCCCGTGCTGCAGACGGGCAACTACGGCGAGAACATCGGCCAGGTCGTCTTGACCGTGGACCGTGAGAGCGGCGAGGTCGTCGACCACGAGGCGCGCAACGTGCCGCGGCTCTCGGCAGAGGTGATCGAGGACGACCCCGAGCAGACCGCCGAGAACAGCGCGGCCTTGGACGCCGAGATCATCGCGACCTACCCCCGCGTGGCCGAGGTCGCCGATATCGTCGAGCGCGCGCTCGCCGAGGCCGATCGCGTCGGCTCGCGTCCGGTGGGGTCGGTCGCGGCCGACATCACCACGGCGTTCCGCGGAGGATCCTACGTCGACGGCGTGTATCAGGGGGGTGACCGTGACGACCGTTCGAAGCAGTCCGCCCTCGGCAACCTCGTCGCCGACGCGCTGCTCGACACGCTCGACGACCCCGCACGAGGGGGAGCGGATGTCACGGTGGTGAACCCCGGTGGTCTCCGCGCGGAACTGCTCCGCGGAGACGACGGCGTGATCACCTTCGCCGAGGCCAACGCCGTGCTGCCGTTCGTCAACAACCTCGGTACCACCAGCCTGACCGGTGACCAGGTGCGCCGCCTGCTCGAGCAGCAGTGGGGCGATGCGGCGGGCCGTGAGGCGACACTGTCGTTGAGCGTCTCGGAGAACGTGCGCTACACCTACGACGCCACGCGCGCGGCGGGCGAGCGCATCACCGGGGTCTGGATCGACGGCGCGCCCGTCGACCCGGCCGCGTCGTACCGCGTCGGCTCGTTCAGCTTCCTCCTCTCGGGCGGTGACGCGTTCACCGTCTTCGACGAGGGCACGGATCCCCGTGATTCCGGGCTCATCGATCGCGACGGGTGGATCGCGTACCTGTCGGCCCACCCCGGACTCGTCCCCGACTTCACCGCCCGCGGTGTGCAGGTGACCGATGCTCCGGCGGAGGTGACGCGGGGTGCAGAGGCGGCGTTCACGGTGTCGGGCCTCGACCTGACCTCGCTCGGAAGTCCCGCCTCGACCGAGGCGACCGTCACGGTCGGTTCGGCCGAGCCGCAGACGGTGGCCGTCCGCGACGGGGCGGCTGAGGTCGCGGCGGCGGTGCCCGCCGAAGCGCCGGACACGCTCGACATCACCGTCTCCACGGCATCCGGGTCGACCGCGACCGTACCCGTCCGCGTGGTCGGCGGAGTCGACGTGCCCTCCGGGCCGGACGACGGCGGTGACGGAGAGGCGGTTCCTCCGCGCGGCCCCGATGGACTCCCGCGTACCGGAGCCGACACGGCCTGGATGGGCGGCGGTGTGCTCGCAGCCCTCGCGCTGCTGGCTCTCGGCGTGGTGCTGCGGCGCCGCGGAGTGCGGCAGGCCGACTGA
- a CDS encoding LacI family DNA-binding transcriptional regulator, with amino-acid sequence MSGIADVARLAGVSKSTASRALTGGGYVSDDTRRRVSDAASALGYVPSTSAVSLATGRTRTIALIVPKVNRWYFGAIVEGVEQTLIPRGYDVTLYVAEPGSNDRESLYSTYLARKRFDGIIAVALEPDDADLERLANIGKPVVSIGNALSGVPTLGLDNIAITRIITQHLIALGHTDIAFVGSTPPTDAPAKDVDERSIGYRNAMNDHGLAVRIRNVPSTLTITDAYAAAASFLADAGSRPTGVVAACDEVAIGVIIAARRMGISVPSELSVVGIDGHDYAEMFSLTTVEQYPLDQGVEATRLLLSMIEGTDEPIRRTEAVTRLVVRASTAPPRSA; translated from the coding sequence ATGAGCGGAATCGCCGATGTGGCACGCCTGGCAGGCGTGTCGAAATCAACGGCGAGTCGCGCGCTGACCGGCGGCGGCTACGTCTCCGACGACACACGCCGACGCGTGTCCGACGCCGCCTCGGCCCTGGGTTACGTCCCCTCCACCAGCGCGGTGAGCCTGGCGACCGGTCGCACGCGCACCATCGCCCTGATCGTCCCCAAGGTCAACCGCTGGTACTTCGGTGCCATCGTCGAGGGTGTCGAGCAGACGCTCATCCCCCGCGGCTACGACGTCACGCTGTACGTCGCCGAGCCCGGCTCCAACGACCGCGAGAGCCTGTACTCCACGTACCTCGCGCGCAAACGGTTCGACGGCATCATCGCGGTGGCGCTCGAACCCGACGACGCAGATCTCGAGCGTCTGGCGAACATCGGCAAACCCGTCGTCAGCATCGGCAACGCCCTGTCGGGCGTCCCCACCCTCGGTCTCGACAACATCGCGATCACGCGCATCATCACCCAGCACCTGATCGCGCTGGGGCACACCGACATCGCCTTCGTCGGGAGCACGCCCCCCACCGACGCTCCGGCGAAAGACGTCGACGAGCGCTCGATCGGCTATCGCAATGCGATGAACGATCATGGGCTGGCCGTGCGCATCCGCAACGTGCCCTCGACCCTGACGATCACCGACGCGTACGCCGCGGCGGCATCCTTCCTCGCCGACGCGGGTTCGCGACCGACCGGCGTCGTCGCGGCCTGTGACGAGGTCGCCATCGGCGTCATCATCGCGGCGCGACGCATGGGGATCTCCGTTCCGTCCGAGCTCAGCGTCGTGGGAATCGACGGCCACGACTACGCCGAGATGTTCTCGCTGACCACGGTGGAGCAGTACCCCCTCGACCAGGGCGTCGAGGCGACGCGACTGCTGCTGTCGATGATCGAGGGCACCGACGAGCCGATCCGCCGCACCGAGGCCGTCACACGTCTGGTGGTGCGCGCCTCCACCGCTCCCCCACGATCCGCCTGA
- a CDS encoding extracellular solute-binding protein — protein sequence MGMSQRYRLLAPVGLLAVGAIALAGCAEGDSGSGASSGGETTVRISGGITGAEADLLNQSFEQFTADTGIKVVYTGDKSFEGNIVTKVTGGDAPDIAIVPQPGLLKTLIGTGDVQKASDTVSSNVDQYWGEDWKSYGSEDGTFYAAPMLANLKGYVWYSPAKFKEWGVEVPKTLDELMTLTATIQQKTGAAPWCAGFASGDASGWPGTDWIEDMVLRQSGPEVYDQWVANEVKFTDAPIKEAFDATGKILLNPAYVNAGFGDVKSINSVAFADVAAKVADGSCPMTHQASFLSSNFLTVTNAAGQTPTVAPDGDVYAFLLPGVTEGQLAVEGGGEFVTAFSDDANVQKVVEFMSTPEFADARVKLGGVISANKGADPSLASSEFLSEAMKTLQDPNTTLRFDASDLMPATVGSGSFWKGMVSWIDGTSTDQVLSDIQAGYNN from the coding sequence ATGGGTATGTCACAGCGGTATCGCCTGCTGGCCCCCGTCGGGCTGCTGGCGGTCGGGGCGATCGCACTCGCAGGCTGCGCCGAGGGTGACAGCGGGAGCGGCGCGAGCTCGGGAGGCGAGACGACCGTCCGCATCTCCGGCGGCATCACCGGCGCTGAGGCCGATCTGCTGAACCAGTCGTTCGAGCAGTTCACCGCCGACACCGGCATCAAGGTCGTCTACACCGGCGACAAGAGCTTCGAGGGAAACATCGTCACCAAGGTGACCGGCGGCGACGCTCCCGACATCGCCATCGTCCCTCAGCCGGGTCTGCTGAAGACCCTCATCGGCACGGGCGACGTGCAGAAGGCGTCCGACACGGTCTCGTCCAACGTCGATCAGTACTGGGGCGAGGACTGGAAGTCCTACGGCAGCGAGGACGGCACGTTCTACGCGGCCCCCATGCTCGCCAACCTCAAGGGCTACGTCTGGTACTCGCCGGCGAAGTTCAAGGAGTGGGGTGTCGAGGTCCCCAAGACGCTCGATGAGCTCATGACACTGACCGCCACGATCCAGCAGAAGACCGGCGCCGCCCCCTGGTGTGCCGGCTTCGCCTCCGGAGACGCCTCCGGCTGGCCCGGCACCGACTGGATCGAGGACATGGTTCTCCGCCAGTCCGGCCCCGAGGTGTACGACCAGTGGGTCGCGAACGAGGTCAAGTTCACCGACGCCCCCATCAAGGAGGCTTTCGACGCGACGGGCAAGATCCTGCTCAACCCCGCATACGTCAACGCCGGCTTCGGTGACGTCAAGAGCATCAACTCGGTCGCCTTCGCCGACGTGGCCGCCAAGGTCGCCGACGGCAGCTGCCCGATGACGCACCAGGCCTCGTTCCTGTCGTCGAACTTCCTCACGGTCACCAACGCCGCGGGCCAGACGCCCACCGTCGCCCCCGACGGTGACGTCTACGCGTTCCTGCTCCCCGGCGTGACCGAAGGCCAGCTCGCGGTCGAGGGTGGCGGTGAGTTCGTCACCGCCTTCTCCGACGACGCGAACGTGCAGAAGGTCGTGGAGTTCATGTCGACGCCGGAGTTCGCCGACGCTCGCGTGAAGCTCGGCGGCGTGATCTCGGCGAACAAGGGTGCCGACCCGTCGCTCGCCTCCAGCGAGTTCCTCTCCGAGGCGATGAAGACGCTGCAGGACCCGAACACCACGCTCCGTTTCGACGCCTCCGACCTGATGCCCGCGACCGTCGGTTCGGGCTCGTTCTGGAAGGGCATGGTCAGCTGGATCGACGGCACGTCGACCGACCAGGTCCTCAGCGACATCCAGGCCGGTTACAACAACTGA
- a CDS encoding sugar ABC transporter permease has product MTEITHAEKTPSASPPPRGRAAVRPRDSAPHRRTTLLVVMVGLILVVALFLFMITRAPAETKPTTLGFSLNSFFNWLGGLSPLAQIPLVLLAFGVVVGLLLLLIEYAPRSGKGYFWLRLVACFAIPVLAFMLLRPYQNAVIYVLGIAVILGAILFYADYRSRQGAGYLFQLILFAAPAAILLLLGLVYPAITTFFQSFFDKTGDNFVGFDNYVWTFTNPEGFWSVINTLIWVLLAPTIATAIGLAYAVFIDRAAGEKYLKVLIFMPFAISFVGAGIIWKFVYDFRQGDQLGILNAIVTAFGGQPVSWLAATPLVNTLLLVVVFIWSQTGLAMVILSAAIKAVPPEQMEAAELDGASAWERFINVTVPGIRSSLIVVLTTIAIGALKIYDIVAVMTGGRNDSTVLAFEMVNQQQRFQSYGHSAALAVVLFVFVLPLIIFNVRQIRKQREVR; this is encoded by the coding sequence ATGACCGAGATCACACACGCGGAGAAGACGCCGTCGGCGTCACCTCCGCCGCGCGGGCGAGCGGCGGTCCGGCCGCGGGACTCCGCGCCACATCGCCGCACCACGTTGCTCGTGGTCATGGTGGGGCTCATCCTCGTGGTGGCGCTCTTCCTGTTCATGATCACGCGGGCTCCCGCAGAGACGAAGCCCACCACTCTCGGGTTCTCGCTCAACAGCTTCTTCAATTGGCTCGGCGGGCTGAGCCCCCTCGCGCAGATCCCGCTCGTCCTCCTCGCTTTCGGCGTGGTGGTCGGGCTGCTGCTCCTGCTGATCGAGTACGCCCCCCGCTCGGGCAAGGGCTACTTCTGGCTCCGCCTCGTGGCGTGCTTCGCGATCCCCGTGCTCGCGTTCATGCTGCTGCGTCCCTACCAGAACGCTGTCATCTACGTCCTCGGCATCGCGGTCATCCTCGGCGCGATCCTCTTCTACGCCGACTACCGGTCGCGCCAGGGAGCCGGCTATCTCTTCCAGCTGATCCTCTTCGCCGCCCCGGCCGCGATCCTGCTGCTGCTCGGCCTGGTCTACCCCGCGATCACCACGTTCTTCCAGTCGTTCTTCGACAAGACCGGTGACAACTTCGTCGGTTTCGACAACTACGTGTGGACCTTCACGAACCCCGAGGGATTCTGGTCGGTCATCAACACCCTCATCTGGGTGCTCCTCGCCCCCACCATCGCCACCGCGATCGGCCTCGCCTACGCCGTCTTCATCGACCGGGCTGCGGGGGAGAAGTACCTCAAGGTGCTCATCTTCATGCCGTTCGCGATCTCGTTCGTCGGCGCCGGCATCATCTGGAAGTTCGTCTACGACTTCCGTCAGGGCGACCAGCTCGGCATCCTAAACGCCATCGTCACCGCCTTCGGGGGACAACCGGTCTCGTGGCTCGCCGCCACGCCGCTGGTCAACACGCTGCTCCTGGTCGTGGTGTTCATCTGGAGTCAGACGGGCCTCGCGATGGTCATCCTGTCGGCGGCGATCAAGGCCGTGCCGCCGGAGCAGATGGAGGCCGCCGAACTCGACGGCGCGAGCGCGTGGGAGCGTTTCATCAATGTCACCGTTCCCGGCATCCGCTCGTCGCTCATCGTCGTGCTCACCACGATCGCGATCGGTGCGCTGAAGATCTACGACATCGTCGCGGTCATGACCGGTGGCCGTAACGACTCGACCGTTCTCGCCTTCGAGATGGTCAATCAGCAGCAACGTTTCCAGAGCTACGGGCACTCCGCGGCGCTGGCGGTCGTGCTGTTCGTCTTCGTGCTCCCGCTGATCATCTTCAACGTGCGCCAGATCCGGAAGCAGAGGGAAGTGCGATGA
- a CDS encoding carbohydrate ABC transporter permease, whose amino-acid sequence MTTSTVVLEPTTDSRSARQVARDTRKHEAMARKRLTSKGATIAAVVIAFFWTIPTFGLFVTSFRPGSDTQSTGWWTVFTDPSFTLENYRLALTSGGTALTLAQSFLNSLAITIPVVIFALAIASLIAYAFAWIDFKGRNFFFIFIFALQIVPLQMALVPLLSLFSRGLTINEVTIFPGFDLRGVEHSFATVWIAHVIFAMPLAIFLLHNFIAEIPNEVIEAARVDGAGHGQVFFRIILPLAAPALASFAVLEFIWVWNDLLVATIFAPSSSLPLTQSLNSLSGTWGDQWFLQSAGTFISILVPIIVFFLLQRFFVRGLLAGATKG is encoded by the coding sequence ATGACCACCTCGACCGTCGTCCTCGAGCCCACGACCGACTCGCGCTCTGCGCGTCAGGTCGCGCGCGACACCCGCAAGCACGAGGCCATGGCCCGCAAGCGCCTGACCTCGAAGGGCGCCACGATCGCGGCCGTCGTGATCGCGTTCTTCTGGACCATCCCGACGTTCGGCTTGTTCGTGACGTCGTTCCGCCCCGGATCCGACACCCAGTCGACCGGGTGGTGGACCGTCTTCACCGACCCGAGCTTCACGCTGGAGAACTACCGGCTCGCCCTGACGTCCGGTGGCACGGCTCTGACCCTCGCGCAGTCGTTCCTGAACTCGCTCGCGATCACGATCCCGGTCGTGATCTTCGCCCTCGCGATCGCCTCGCTCATCGCGTACGCGTTCGCGTGGATCGACTTCAAGGGCCGCAACTTCTTCTTCATCTTCATCTTCGCGTTGCAGATCGTGCCCCTGCAGATGGCGCTCGTGCCGCTGCTGAGCCTGTTCTCGCGCGGCCTCACGATCAACGAGGTCACGATCTTCCCGGGCTTCGACCTGCGCGGGGTGGAGCACAGCTTCGCCACCGTGTGGATCGCGCACGTGATCTTCGCGATGCCGTTGGCGATCTTCCTGCTGCACAACTTCATCGCTGAGATTCCGAACGAGGTGATCGAGGCCGCGCGCGTGGACGGTGCCGGGCACGGTCAGGTGTTCTTCCGCATCATCCTCCCGCTCGCCGCTCCCGCGCTCGCCTCGTTCGCGGTGCTGGAGTTCATCTGGGTGTGGAACGACCTGCTGGTGGCGACGATCTTCGCGCCATCGTCATCGCTGCCACTGACACAGTCGCTCAACTCCCTGTCGGGCACCTGGGGCGACCAGTGGTTCCTGCAGTCGGCGGGAACGTTCATCTCGATCCTCGTGCCGATCATCGTGTTCTTCCTGCTGCAGCGCTTCTTCGTGCGCGGTCTGCTGGCGGGCGCGACGAAGGGCTGA
- a CDS encoding DUF305 domain-containing protein, with translation MSDDAPVARPAVRWIVIAIVTVAVVAVAFAIGRFTAFGATAAPTYPSTTSAEAGFARDMQVHHTQAVLMAMEIYRKTDDDELRTLSYDIATTQSGQRGEMYGWLVQWGLPQSSPQPLMTWMQASGAHSHGDTAAYTQEELLAQMGMATDAELDQLRTLEGQPADCLFLSLMIRHHQGAIPMAQAVIELGDDQRVAEVAQAIITGQSAEIDAMRDIQSRLSCSA, from the coding sequence ATGAGCGACGACGCCCCGGTCGCCCGCCCCGCGGTCCGGTGGATCGTCATCGCGATCGTCACCGTCGCGGTCGTGGCCGTGGCCTTCGCCATCGGACGTTTCACCGCGTTCGGTGCGACGGCCGCGCCCACGTACCCCTCGACGACCTCCGCCGAGGCGGGCTTCGCCCGCGACATGCAGGTGCACCACACGCAGGCGGTGCTCATGGCGATGGAGATCTATCGCAAGACCGACGACGACGAGCTGCGCACCCTGTCATACGACATCGCCACGACCCAGTCCGGCCAGCGCGGCGAGATGTACGGGTGGCTCGTGCAGTGGGGTCTCCCCCAGTCCTCCCCGCAGCCGCTCATGACGTGGATGCAGGCATCCGGGGCGCACAGCCACGGCGACACCGCCGCGTACACGCAGGAGGAGCTCCTCGCGCAGATGGGCATGGCCACGGATGCCGAGCTCGACCAGCTGCGCACCCTCGAGGGCCAGCCCGCCGACTGCCTCTTCCTGAGCCTGATGATCCGCCACCACCAGGGGGCGATCCCGATGGCACAGGCCGTCATCGAGCTGGGTGACGACCAGCGCGTGGCCGAGGTCGCGCAGGCGATCATCACCGGCCAGTCGGCTGAGATCGACGCGATGCGCGACATCCAGTCACGCTTGAGCTGCAGCGCCTGA